A segment of the Pelorhabdus rhamnosifermentans genome:
AAGGTAATTAAATGGCGTTTCATGTACAATTTTTTGAAATAACCGACAACAAGAACTTTTACTGAGATTACATGATGAGGAAATATCTTCTAAACTGATATTTCCTTTATAATGGGTATGAATATAGTCCAGTCCTGACTTTATTTGTATAATGTTCTTATTTTGTTTAAGTGGTTTATTTGGAAGTTTACAATAAACATCTTGATATAGGTAAAACAATAATTCAAATAATTTACTTTCAACTAATAATTCATAGCCGTCGACCTTTTTTCTGTGAATTTTTTCAAGTTCAAATAGGGTTGAATTTATATGCTTACTCTTATTGTCTGAAGCATTAAAATATGCGAAAAGCATTCGTTCACTGATAACTAATTCTGTTATATATTTGCTTTCAAAAATACTGTTTTTATGTCCTGATATTAAAATTGGAAGGAAGGTTATTGCAAAATATTCGCAATTCAAATTGCCACAGGATGTTCCAGAATGAAGACAGTTTTGATTTACAAACATACCATCTCCTTCTTTGACAAGGTATTGATTATTATTTGCTTGATATATCATTGAGCCGCTGAGTATATAGGTAAACTCTAGTTCTGGATGCCAGTGACATTTAAAAGTAGAACCTAAATAATTGGAAATATCTTCATAACCAATTCGAAACGGGAAACTGTAATTTTTAGAATAATCTCTGTTTTCTAGTTGGTTTTTTCCGATATTTAGCGTCTTGATTCCCATAAATTCTCCTAATGATAATATTGTTATAAAATATGACAATATAAATATATAATCTGAATATATTTATCATTATACTTATGAATAATGATAAGCAACATGAAGGAGGATACCTATCAATGAAGGACCTAGTAACTAAAAAAAATATTTTGGAGAATGAATAAATGATAAAAGCAATGATATTTGATTTAGATGGAACTATTGGGAATACAATTCCTCTCTGCATTAAAGCCTTTCGTAAATCAATTGAATCTTTCATGAGCAAAAGCATCAGTGATGAAGAAATCATAGCTACGTTTGGACCCTCTGAGGAAGGGACTATAAAGGCGTTGATACC
Coding sequences within it:
- a CDS encoding AraC family transcriptional regulator codes for the protein MGIKTLNIGKNQLENRDYSKNYSFPFRIGYEDISNYLGSTFKCHWHPELEFTYILSGSMIYQANNNQYLVKEGDGMFVNQNCLHSGTSCGNLNCEYFAITFLPILISGHKNSIFESKYITELVISERMLFAYFNASDNKSKHINSTLFELEKIHRKKVDGYELLVESKLFELLFYLYQDVYCKLPNKPLKQNKNIIQIKSGLDYIHTHYKGNISLEDISSSCNLSKSSCCRLFQKIVHETPFNYLLNYRIEKSIPYLLNNGMNITEVAALVGFSSSSYFTEIFHRLLGMTPSEYKKKYSSLNLH